Within Actinoplanes sp. L3-i22, the genomic segment GTTCGACCGGGCGACGCCGAAGTCGATCAGGATGACCGCGCCGGACGGCTTCACGATCAGGTTGCCGGGCTTGATGTCCCGGTGCACGATGCCGGCCTCGTGCGCGGCGTGCAGCGCCTCGGCGGCCTGCGCCACGATCGACAGCGTCTCGTGCACCGCGATCGGGCCCTGCTTCACCCGGTTGGACAGCGGCTCGCCCTCGACGAACGCCATCACCAGATAGGCGACCTTCTCCGGCCCGCCGGAGTCGCCGGCCTCCGCGTAGTCGTAGACCTCGACCACGCCCGGGTGCCGGAACGCGGCCATCATCCGGGCCTCGCCGTAGAACCGGGCGGCGAACTCGGGATCGTCGAGCATCGCGGTGCGCAGCACCTTTACCGCGACGACACGACCCAGCACCACGTCGGTGCCACGCCACACGTCACCCATGCCACCGGTCGCGATCCGTTCGTCCAACCGGTAGCGGTTGTCCAGGAGATGTCCCGCACTGAGCACCAGGTGGACCTTTTCTGATCGGGCGGCCGGGCCGCAGGAGTCCTGATCGTGCAACTGATCGAGAGCAACGCCGCTCAAGAGTACAGAGCCCGGCCGATCAACGGGAGGTCAGCGGCGGCACCCGTCGCCCGGCCGCGGAATCAGCGATGAGCTGGGCAAGCCGTCGTTCCTGTGTCTCCGCGCGCTTGGCGCTGAGCACCCAGTGCGTGGCGGACCGACGATACGCCGCGGACTGTTCCTGAAACCACTCCCACGCGGCGGGAACGGCCTGAATCCGGGAGGTCTGAGCGGTGTCGAACACCACCGGGGCGGCCTGTTCGTACGAATAGACGCCGCTGCGGTCGGTCCGGCGCATCTCGAAGGCCCGCGACCCGGCCGGGCGCAGCAGCCCGCGCTCGGTCAGCTCGGCGATCTTCGCGATGTTCACCTCACTCCAGACGCTGCCCTTGCGGCGCGGCGTGAAACGGACCTGGTAGCTGCGCTCGTCGATGCGCCGGGCGATGCTGTCGATCCAGCCGAAACAGAGGGCCTGCTCGATCGCCTCGGGGTGGGAGACACCGGTCTCACCGGTGCCCTTCTTCCAGTACCCGACGAACAGCTCGGGGGCGGACTCGTGATTTTCCTCGAACCAGGCGCGCAGGGCGGCGGCGTCGGCGAAGAAGAGCGCGGTTGCCATGGGCAGAGGGTAGGACGACCGGTCCCGGCCGCCCCACCCTCTTTCGGTACGTCTTTTACTTCTTTACTTCTTTTCCTCGTACGTGGGGGTGACCACCAGCGCGGTCTCGGCGAGCTCGACCTGCTCGTTCTCGGCCTCCCGCTCCAGCGCCGCGCGGGCGCTGGTGGCCGCGGCCCAGCCGGCCACCAGGCCGAGCAGGCCCACCCCGGCGATCAGTGCCCACGGGCGGCCCGGCTTGTGCCCGGCCAGCGCGTTGGCGGCGGCGTTCGCCCGGGACCACGCCTCGTCGGCCGCCCCGGTCGCGCGACCGGCCAACTTGTGACCCTTCTTACTCGCCTGGTGAGCCAGCTTCTGGCTCCGTTTGTCGACCCGGCCGGCCAGTTTCCGGCTGCGCCGGCTGGTCCGTTCGGCCAGTTCCTGGCTGCCGCGGCCGGCCCACTCGGCCGTGCCGGCCACCTGTCCGCCGGCGCTCGCCATGGCGGCGGACAGATAATCCCAGGCCTGGCCCGCGGTCCGTTCGGCCCGGCTCTTCCTCGTCGCGAACATCGTCGGTAACCTCCTGCGCTCGCCCTGCACTCCGTTTCGTGCCCCGATGCGGACAGTGGCAAACGTCCGGTATGGAGGGCATCACGTTTCTAAAACGATTTGACGGCCCGCAGTACTGTTGACCTCGCTCACACGGGTCACTCAGGTGTCTAACAGGTTCGGGGCCTAACCTTTCGGTCAGTTTCACCGAACCTTCCGGGGGCTGGTCCGACCGCTCTGCACTCCTGGGTGGTCGTGCTGACCTGCGAACAGAGGAACAACGCCCGGAACGACCCGGGCGGGTGGAGGGAAGAGGCGTGACGCTGTCGATAATGACGTCGACGCTGGCTGACGGCGCTGTCGAGGTCTCACCGCGAGGCGAGATCGACGTCGAGAACGCGTACGAGATTCGCGAGGCGGTCGCGGCCCATCTGGCCGACGGCACCCCGGCGCGGATCGAGCTCAACATGCAGCATGTGACCTTCATCGACTCCGTGGGTATCAGCGCCCTCGTGGCGGCCTTCCAGCTGGCCGGAGTCAGCGGGGTCAAGGTGGTCGTGACGCAGCCCAGCCGGTTCGCGCACAGACAGCTGTGGGTGACCGGGCTTCTGGGCCTGTTCGGCAACCCTCAGCCGCACGAGGACGACGCCGCACTCTCCGGCGCCTGACCCGACTTGTCCGGGACGCCCGTTCTCCTACCGTGGAGACCGGGCGTCCCGTCGTGTCCGCCCACTCGACCGGCTCCGCCTGCTCGGTCCGTCCCGGCCGCTCGGTCCGCTCGGTCCGCTCTGCCCGCTTGGTCCGCTCCGGCCCGCCCCGCTTGCTCGGCTCACTCGCCTGCTCGGCCGCCCCGCTTGCTCGGCTCACTCGCCTGCTCGGCCGCTCCGTTTGGTGGCCGAGCCCGCGCCCTGCGCCCTGCGCCCCGCCGTGCCCGCGCTGCGCGCCCACGCCTGGCGCTGCGGCCCGCACCCGGCGTTCCGTGCTCCACACCCATACCTCGCGGCCTACCCACGTGCCCGCGCCCCGCTGTGCCCGCGTCGCGCGCCCACGCCAGGCGCCGCGGCCTGCGCCCTGCCGCGCCCGCGTCCGGCGCCGCGGCCCGCGCCCGCTTGTTCCTGCTGACGGGATGGCGGGGCCGTATCACGTTTTTTCGGATCTTGGGTGTTGTCCACAGCGCCGCGCTGTCCACAGGGTGCCCACGTGATCTTGCGTTTGTGCTGGATAATGGGCGTGGCGGGCTGCCCCCGTGGAGGGTGGGGACTGCTCGGCGGGGGGAACGGGTCAGGTCGGTGGGGTCTGGATGCGGATGCCGTCGACGTTGATGCGGATCGTGGTGTCCTCGTGGGGGGCTCGCAGTGGGGTCACCACCGCGAAGTTGTCGGCCAGGGCGGCCAGGTCGGTGCCCGGGTCCAGCTCCTCCTCGGCGGCCTGCACCGCGGTGCGGACGAAGCCGTCGCCGGCCTCGGCGATGCTCATCTGGACCTGGCCGAAGCGGGCCAGCGATGCCTGTTTCAGGCCGCGGATGCCGTCCACGTGCAGGTCCGGGACGTTCAGGTTGAAGACCGTCCCGGGTGGGGTGTGCAGGAGCGCGGGCAGCAGCCGGACGGCGAGTTCGGCGCCGCTGGCCCAGTGGTGCTTCTCCTCGTCGGCGCGGTGGATGGCGTCGATGGCGGCGCCGCCGCTGGACGCGGTGGCCTGGGCCGGGGTGAGCACGTCCAGCGACACCGCCAGGCCGCGCAGGCCGGCGTGGGACGCGGTGAGGGTGGCGCCGACGGTGCCCGAGTGGACGACGGCCGCTCCGGCGTTGGCGCCCCGGTTGATGCCGGAGACGACCAGGTCGGGCGGCGGGCCGAAGGCCTCCCGCAGGGCGAGCAGGACGATGTACGCGGGGGACGCGGCTACGCCGTACGCCGGAATGTTCTTTGCTCCTGATATCTCTCGCTGCTCGGAGACGATCTTGCCGTCCTGCACGACGGCGGTCATCGAGGCGCTGCTGCCGCTCGATTCGCTCAGGGGTGCGGCGACCACCACGTCGTAGTCGGCGTGCGCGAGGGCGCGCGCCAGCCAGCGGATGCCCGGGGCCTCGATGCCGTCGTCATTGGTGATGAGGATGCGCAGGTGGCGAGGGGTCATGATGCCTTCTTGATCGGGGTCAGCCGGACTCGTTCGGTCAGCACCCGGACGGCGTCGACGTGCCCGGTGCCCAGGCCGTGCCGGGTGACGTTGAGGGCTCCGGCGGCCGCGCCGGTACGGACAGCGTCGGTCATCGATCCACCGTTGGCCAGGGTGGCGGCCACGCCGGCGGTCATCGAGTCGCCGGCGCCGCGGTGTTCGGCGGCGGTCAGCCGGGGCAGCGTGACGGTGTAGATCTCGTCGTCGATCAGGGCCAGCGCGCCCTCGTCGGCCCGCGAGACCAGGGCCGCCTCGGCGCCGTCGATGTTCAGCTTGACCAGGGCGTTGAGCAGCTCCTCGGTGGAGCCGTCGGCGGCCAGCCCGTCCTTGATCAGCTCTTCGTGACTGATTTTGACGACGGTGACGCCGGCGTTCAGCACCTCTTCCAGGTATCGGCCGCACAGGTCGGCGATCACCCGGCAGCCGTTCGCGCGCAGGTCGGTGGCGAGCCGTCCGTACACCTCGGGTTTGATCACCGAGGGGTGCGCCGGGCCGCTCAGGATCGCGATGCCGGCCCGCAGGCCCTCGGCGAGGCTGAGGTTGTAGAGCTCGTCCAGCTCGTGCCGGGAGAGCGGGACGCCGGGCCGTTCGGCGATCTCCTGGCGGCTGCCGCTGCGGCGGTCGTGCACGTACCAGCCGGTGCCGTGCTCCCGCATGACGAGCCGGATGGTGACGCCGGTCAGCTCGGACATCAGCGGGGCCAGCACCCGGCCGACCTCGCCGCCGGCGGCGGTGCAGAGCGTCACCTTGGCGCCCAGGGACGTGATCATGCGGGTCTGCCAGATGCCCTGGCCACCCGGGTGCACGTGTAGTTCTGGTTCGTCGTGGTGCTGCTCGATCGTCACCGTCAGCTGTGGGGCCGGCGCGAAGACCATGACCCGGCCGTCACTCATGATTCGCATTCTCATCTTTTTGCACATCCGGCGTGGCGGATCGCAAAAAGAACAGTGGCCCGCAAACAGAACAGAAGCCACTCGAACCCCGTCACCAGGCGGTCGGGGTGCAGTGCCCTCCCACGCCGGCCGGCTCCACCTGGAGGGTGGCGTGCTCGATGGCGAACTCGTCGTGCAGCGTCTCGCGCGCCACGGTCAGCACCGGGCCCAGCTCGGCGGCCGGCTCCAGGCGCAGGTGCGCGGAGGCCACCTCCATGCCCTCGGTCAATGTCCAGACGTGCAGATCGTGCACATCGCAGACGCCCGGGACGGAGGCCAGCCGCTCCCGGACCGCGGCCACGTCCACGTGCTCGGGTGCCGCCTGGACCAGGATCCGCACCGCCGAGCGGCCCAGCGCGAACGTGCGGGGGAGGATCATCAGAGCGACCACGACGGCGACGATCGGGTCCGCGTACGCCCAGCCGGTCAGCCAGATCACCACCGCGGCCACGATCACGCCGGCCGAGCCCAGCAGGTCGCCGAGCACCTCCAGGTACGCCCCGCGGACCCCGATGTTCTCCTTCGCCCCCGACCGCAGCAGGGCGAACGCGACCAGGTTGGCGGCCAGCCCGCCGAGCGCGACCAGCAGCATCGCGCCGGCCGGCACCTCCGGCGGGTCGGTGAACCGGCGCACCGCCTGGACCACCACGAAACCGGCCACCAGGGTCAGCAGGGTGGCGTTGGCCAGCGCGGCGAGCACCTCCAGGCGGTAGAGCCCGAAGGTGCGCGCGGAGTCCGACCCGGCCCGGCCGGCGGCGGTGATCGCGGCCAGGGTCATCGCGATCGCCAGCACGTCGGTGAACATGTGGCCGGCGTCGGAGAGCAGCGCCAGCGAGCCGGTCAGCCCGGCGGCCGCCGCTTCGAGCAGCATGAACCCGGTGAGCAGCCCGGCGACCCACCAGAGGCGGCCGCGCTGCCGGGCGCCGGCGTGCAGCGCCCGGGCGCCGTGGTCGTGACCGGCTCCCATGTGTCCACCTTCCGCCGTCGGGGGAGCCGCCGCCAAGGTATGCGTGCATAGCTATGTATGCGATCGGTGGCCGTCATCGGCAGCTCTCGCGGTGACCGTAACGGCCGGGCTCGCATCCGCGGCGACGACGCCCGGCCTGATCAGCACAATCACCCGGGCGAGCGGCATCCCGCCGGACACGGCCTGGGCCGTGCCCGGCGGGGCGGACTGCCTACGGGTGCCAGGCGGGGTTCGTGCCGACCGTGGTGAGCCGCTGAGTGGCTCGGGACAGCGCGACGTACAGGGTGCGCACCCCGGCCCGGTCCACCGCGATCTCGGCCGGCTCGACCAGCACGACCGCGTCGTACTCCATGCCCTTGGCCTCCAGCGCGGTGACCACCTGGACGCGTTCCGGCAGGCCGGCCACCCAGGCGGCGATCTCCTCCTGGCGCGGCACCGGGGTGATCACGCCGATCGTCCCGTCCACGTCGGCCAGCTGCTTCTCGGCCAGGTCCCGGACGGTGGCCGGCAGCGTGGCGGCCGGGGCCACCACGTCGACCGGGTCGACGCCGGTGGACCGCACCGCCGAGGGCAGCGGCAGGTCCGGCAGGATCGCCCGGATCACGCCGGCGGCGACCGCGAAGATCTCCGACGAGTTCCGGTAGTTGGTGGTCAGCGCGTAGCTGTTGCGCGGGCGGGTGCCGAGCGCCTTCTCCCGGGCCCGGTCCAGCTCGTCCGGGTCACCGGACCAGGCGGTCTGCGCCGGGTCGCCGACGACCGTCCAGGACGCGTACTGCCCCCGGCGGCCGATCATCCGCCACTGCATCGGCGAGACGTCCTGCGACTCGTCGACCACGACGTGCGCGTAGTCCCGGTAGTCGTCCTCGCGCTGCAGGTGCTGGGTCCGCTGCGCCGCCTGGCGGTCGGAGAACGTGCTGACCTCCTGCACCCCGTCCCGTACATGGAAGGGGTTCTTGTTCTTCTTCTGCGCCTGCCGCGGCCGGCCCAGCATCTCGTCGAGCTCGTCCAGCAGCGCGACGTCGGAGATCGTCGGGCCGTGCTCGTTCAGCCCGTCGAACGAGCCCTGCAGGAGGTCGATCTCTTCCCGGGACAAAACCCCATTTGCGTACGACCGGAGCCGCCGCGGATCGGCCAGCCAGCGCAGCACCCGCAGCGGGGTGAAGCGCGGCCACCAGGCCCGCAGGAAGTTCCGGAAGTCGCTCCGGTCGGCCAGCTCGGCCTCGAACTCCCGCTTCTCCGGCAGCCCGGACAGCTTCTGGTCCCGGGCCTGTGCCCAGAGCGCGTCGAAGACCCGGTCGAAGCCGTGCCCGCGGACCTCGTTGCGCCGGGCGCCGCGCTGCAGCACCTTGCGCCGGATCTGGTCCAGCGCCTGCGCGTCCAGCCGGAGCAGCGCGCCCCGGTAGAGCAGGCGCAGCTCGGTCGGCGCGTCCGGCACGGCGTCGTGCGAGGCGCGCTCCAGGACCCGGCGGATCCGCAGCGAGCCCTTGATCGCGGCCACCTCGCCCGAGTCGACCCGGGTGGCGTCCCAGCCCGGCACCAGCGAGCCGAGCGAGCGCAGCGTCGCGGTGTCCTCGCCGAGCGAGGGCAGCACGGTCGCGATGTAGTTCACGAACACGCCGGACGGGCCGATCACCAGGACCCCGCCGCCGGCGAACCGGCTGCGGTCGGAGTAGAGCAGGTAGGCGGCCCGGTGCAGGGCCACCGCGGTCTTGCCGGTGCCGGGGCCGCCGGTGACGATGGTCACGCCGCCGGCCGGCGAGCGGATCGCGTCGTCCTGCTCGCGCTGGATGGTGGCGACGATGTCGCGCATCCCGCTACCGGTCGCCTTGGAGAGGCTGGCCAGCAGCGCGCCGTCACCGACCACGATCATCCCGGGTGGCGCGGCCTCCGGGTCGAGCAGGTCGTCCTCGATGCCGGTGACCCGCTCCCGGCTGGACTGGATCATCCGGCGCCGGATCACGCCCAGCGGCTCGGCCGGCGTGGCCCGGTAGAAGGCCGCGGCGGCGGGCGCCCGCCAGTCGACGACCAGCGGTTTCGAGCTGTCGTCGCGGATGCCCATCCGGCCCACGTAGTGGGTGGCGCCGTCCAGTTGATCGAGGCGGCCGAAGACCAGTCCCTCGTACTCGGTGTCCAGGGCGTGCCGGCGGCGGGCCGCGTGGAAGACCATCGCGTCGCGTTCGACCAGGGCCCCGAAGGTGCCCACCCCGGCGAGCTGATATCCCTCCTTCTCGGCCCGGGACGCGTGTGCTCGCAGCTCGGCGAGACGGGTGTAGACCCGGTCCACGTGCTGCTGCTCGACCGCGATCTCTTGTTGCAGGACGGTGGCGTCGCTCAAGTCGGTCGTTCTCCCTTTCATGCGCACCACCAGCGCTCGCGCGAAGGGGGCAATCGAACTTACTCCCGCACCGCAACGCGCGTCGAAGCGGCCTGGTGTTCGCCGCATCGTTCGAGCCTTACAGAAACGACTGGAGGCGCGGGGATGTTCCGCTCAAGCCGCTTTGCGGTAGTTCGTACGCCGAGCCGCCTTGCGTGTCCCCCGGTTCGCCCGGCGGACGACCTCGACCAGCGCGGCCGAGACCTCCTCCGGCCGCTCCAGCGGCAGCATGTGGCCCCCACCGGGGCAGACGGTCAGCCGGGCATGGGGGAGGGCGGCCGCGATCGACTCGGCGCACGGCAGCGGGGTCAGCCGGTCCCGATCGCCGACCAGCACCGCGGCCGGCACGTCGCCGATCGCGGCCAGGGTCGCCAGCCGCTGCTGCGCGCCGATCGAGGCGCGGAACCCGCCGATCGAGCTCAGCGGCGCCCGGCCCACGCTGCGCAGGGTCAGGCCGAGCGCCTCGGCGGCGCACCGGTCGCCGAAGAGCAGCCAGCGCAGCGCCGGGGCCAGGGCGGGCAGCACGGCGCGGTGCGGCCGCCACGGGCCGCTCCGGGCCAGCACCCCGGCGCCGAACGTCTCGCCGAACCGCAGCACGCCTGCCACGCTCTCCGGCAGGCCGTACCGGGTGTGGGTGTGGCCCTCGGCGGTGGTCGAGACCAGCAGCAGCCCGGCCACCCGGGCGGTGAACTCCCGCGGGTGGCGGTGCGCGAACTCCATGATCGTCATGCCGCCCATCGAGTGCCCGCCGAGCACCACCGGCCCGGTCGGCGCGAGCCGGCGCAGCACCTCGGCCAGGTCGTCGCCGAGCTGGTCCAGGGTCGCCGAGCGGAGCTGGGTGGCGGCGGAGCGGCCGTGGCCCCGGGTGTCGTACGCGATCACCCGCGGCGCCCGCCGGCCCAGGGCGGCGAGCGCGGCCACCTGATGGCGCCAGGTGCGCCGATCCAGGCACCAGCCGTGCAGCAGCACCACCGTGACCGGGGCATCGGCCGGCCCGGAGACCTCGGCGTGCAGTCGCACACCGTCGGGCATCTCGATCTCGACTCGATCGGACATGGGCACCTCCGCGCTTCTCACGCCCCCGCGAGTACCCACGGGTAATAAGCATCACTCGCGATCTCGCGATCGGCTACCACCACGTCGGTGACCGTGAGCTGCCTCCCAATTACTTTCCATCGCCGTCCGGACAGCGAGAATCGACGTCATGACAGCCATTCGCGCTGCCCAGGCCATTACGCCCAGCACTTCGCTGGGCGAGCTCATCACGGGCAACAAGCGCTTCGTGTACGGGAAACCGCATTACGGGCACAACGTCACCCAGGCGGCCGCCACGGCCGGCGGGCAGCAGCCGCACGCGGTCGTGCTCGGTTGCATCGACTCGCGGGTGCCCCTGGAGGCGATCTTCGACCAGCCGTTCGGCTCGATCTGCGTGGCCCGCTCGGGGGCGCACGTACTGGACCGGTCGATGATCGGGTCGGTCGAGTTCGCGGTATCGTCGCTGGGCGTCTCGCTCGCCCTGGTGGTCGGGCACAAGCGCTGCGGCGCGGTGACCGCCACGGTCGGCGCGGTGCGGGCCGGCGACCTCCCGGGCGGCGACGTGGGCTACCTGGTGGGCGAGATCGCCCCCGCGGCCGACGGGGTCGACCTGGACGACCCGTCGGCGGCTGACCAGGTCATCCGGGCGCACGTGGAGCGGACCGTGGCCCGGCTGCGGGGGACTCCCGAGCTGTCGGCGGCGATCGCGGCGGGCACGGTCGACGTGGTCGGCGCGATCTACGACCTGGACACCGGCTGGGTGGAGTTCCTCGACCGGTCCTGAGCCGCGATTCATTTGGGCTGATCTTCAGTAAACGCGAAAAGGCACCTCCCGGCCGCGGCCGGGAGGTGCCTTTCCTACGTGGGTGGTGCCGCTCAGGCCTCGAAGACGCCGGCGTCGACGAGGCGCTTCTCGGCCGCGTCCCAGCCGTGCTCCGGGTTGGTGCTGTGCAGCGCGTTCAGCTCGGCGCGGATCTTGGTGCCGTGACCCGCACCGGCCAGCACCCGGATCTCCTCGACGAACGCGTCCGAGGTCGTCGAGAGGTGGGTGGTCTTGCCGTTGGTCAGGTTGCGCACGTAGGCGAAACGGCCGTTGGCGAGCGGGATGAGGTATTTGTACTCACCGAGCACGCTGAGGGCGCCACCGGTGCTCTGGCCGGCGCGGACTGATGCGCGGGCGGTCTTAGAGGTGTTGCTCGCCACGGCGGTACTCCTTGAGGAAAAGCTCGAGCAGATAAAAAAGGCCACATCAACTCTACACGACAGCCTGCGAACCGTGCCGTCGGAGCAGGTACAGGCGTTGGACTCAATGTGCCACTACGACTGTGTCCCACAGTCGATGTTGCGGATTC encodes:
- a CDS encoding PfkB family carbohydrate kinase, whose product is MSDGRVMVFAPAPQLTVTIEQHHDEPELHVHPGGQGIWQTRMITSLGAKVTLCTAAGGEVGRVLAPLMSELTGVTIRLVMREHGTGWYVHDRRSGSRQEIAERPGVPLSRHELDELYNLSLAEGLRAGIAILSGPAHPSVIKPEVYGRLATDLRANGCRVIADLCGRYLEEVLNAGVTVVKISHEELIKDGLAADGSTEELLNALVKLNIDGAEAALVSRADEGALALIDDEIYTVTLPRLTAAEHRGAGDSMTAGVAATLANGGSMTDAVRTGAAAGALNVTRHGLGTGHVDAVRVLTERVRLTPIKKAS
- a CDS encoding cation diffusion facilitator family transporter is translated as MGAGHDHGARALHAGARQRGRLWWVAGLLTGFMLLEAAAAGLTGSLALLSDAGHMFTDVLAIAMTLAAITAAGRAGSDSARTFGLYRLEVLAALANATLLTLVAGFVVVQAVRRFTDPPEVPAGAMLLVALGGLAANLVAFALLRSGAKENIGVRGAYLEVLGDLLGSAGVIVAAVVIWLTGWAYADPIVAVVVALMILPRTFALGRSAVRILVQAAPEHVDVAAVRERLASVPGVCDVHDLHVWTLTEGMEVASAHLRLEPAAELGPVLTVARETLHDEFAIEHATLQVEPAGVGGHCTPTAW
- a CDS encoding AAA family ATPase, whose amino-acid sequence is MSDATVLQQEIAVEQQHVDRVYTRLAELRAHASRAEKEGYQLAGVGTFGALVERDAMVFHAARRRHALDTEYEGLVFGRLDQLDGATHYVGRMGIRDDSSKPLVVDWRAPAAAAFYRATPAEPLGVIRRRMIQSSRERVTGIEDDLLDPEAAPPGMIVVGDGALLASLSKATGSGMRDIVATIQREQDDAIRSPAGGVTIVTGGPGTGKTAVALHRAAYLLYSDRSRFAGGGVLVIGPSGVFVNYIATVLPSLGEDTATLRSLGSLVPGWDATRVDSGEVAAIKGSLRIRRVLERASHDAVPDAPTELRLLYRGALLRLDAQALDQIRRKVLQRGARRNEVRGHGFDRVFDALWAQARDQKLSGLPEKREFEAELADRSDFRNFLRAWWPRFTPLRVLRWLADPRRLRSYANGVLSREEIDLLQGSFDGLNEHGPTISDVALLDELDEMLGRPRQAQKKNKNPFHVRDGVQEVSTFSDRQAAQRTQHLQREDDYRDYAHVVVDESQDVSPMQWRMIGRRGQYASWTVVGDPAQTAWSGDPDELDRAREKALGTRPRNSYALTTNYRNSSEIFAVAAGVIRAILPDLPLPSAVRSTGVDPVDVVAPAATLPATVRDLAEKQLADVDGTIGVITPVPRQEEIAAWVAGLPERVQVVTALEAKGMEYDAVVLVEPAEIAVDRAGVRTLYVALSRATQRLTTVGTNPAWHP
- a CDS encoding STAS domain-containing protein, with the translated sequence MTLSIMTSTLADGAVEVSPRGEIDVENAYEIREAVAAHLADGTPARIELNMQHVTFIDSVGISALVAAFQLAGVSGVKVVVTQPSRFAHRQLWVTGLLGLFGNPQPHEDDAALSGA
- a CDS encoding carbonic anhydrase, with the translated sequence MTAIRAAQAITPSTSLGELITGNKRFVYGKPHYGHNVTQAAATAGGQQPHAVVLGCIDSRVPLEAIFDQPFGSICVARSGAHVLDRSMIGSVEFAVSSLGVSLALVVGHKRCGAVTATVGAVRAGDLPGGDVGYLVGEIAPAADGVDLDDPSAADQVIRAHVERTVARLRGTPELSAAIAAGTVDVVGAIYDLDTGWVEFLDRS
- the surE gene encoding 5'/3'-nucleotidase SurE, coding for MTPRHLRILITNDDGIEAPGIRWLARALAHADYDVVVAAPLSESSGSSASMTAVVQDGKIVSEQREISGAKNIPAYGVAASPAYIVLLALREAFGPPPDLVVSGINRGANAGAAVVHSGTVGATLTASHAGLRGLAVSLDVLTPAQATASSGGAAIDAIHRADEEKHHWASGAELAVRLLPALLHTPPGTVFNLNVPDLHVDGIRGLKQASLARFGQVQMSIAEAGDGFVRTAVQAAEEELDPGTDLAALADNFAVVTPLRAPHEDTTIRINVDGIRIQTPPT
- a CDS encoding YdeI family protein, yielding MATALFFADAAALRAWFEENHESAPELFVGYWKKGTGETGVSHPEAIEQALCFGWIDSIARRIDERSYQVRFTPRRKGSVWSEVNIAKIAELTERGLLRPAGSRAFEMRRTDRSGVYSYEQAAPVVFDTAQTSRIQAVPAAWEWFQEQSAAYRRSATHWVLSAKRAETQERRLAQLIADSAAGRRVPPLTSR
- a CDS encoding alpha/beta fold hydrolase; translation: MSDRVEIEMPDGVRLHAEVSGPADAPVTVVLLHGWCLDRRTWRHQVAALAALGRRAPRVIAYDTRGHGRSAATQLRSATLDQLGDDLAEVLRRLAPTGPVVLGGHSMGGMTIMEFAHRHPREFTARVAGLLLVSTTAEGHTHTRYGLPESVAGVLRFGETFGAGVLARSGPWRPHRAVLPALAPALRWLLFGDRCAAEALGLTLRSVGRAPLSSIGGFRASIGAQQRLATLAAIGDVPAAVLVGDRDRLTPLPCAESIAAALPHARLTVCPGGGHMLPLERPEEVSAALVEVVRRANRGTRKAARRTNYRKAA